The DNA sequence AATCTGGGCGAGGCCTTCAGCATCCTCCTTGGCAGGGATGGCAAAGTAGACTGCCCGAGCTAGAGGACCCTCCAGCTGCACTCGAGGTCCATCCACCAGGAAGGTATACAACACCTTGCCTCTTGGGTTATAGGTCCGATGGATAAATAAGATCtcagggaaatgggaaaaaacatCTTGCATGAAACAGCTCTGGTAGTTGAAGCTATCTAGCTGGGGAGCCCTGCTAACCTGGTGCAGCAGCACAGGTGGGCTTGAGTCCTTAATCAGAAGCCCATTCAGCATCGTTAGGGCCATGGGAAAGATGGGAAATGTCTAAATGCCCAGGTCAAAATACTTTCTCTGCAGGTTCAAGCTTCCGGTAACTCAAGGCTTGAGGCTTAACTGTAGTTTCCAGATCTTGTTCCAAAGATGTGCCTATGGAAAGGAGCAGAGGTATAAGGAGACAGTAGGGTCTTGGCTCTTCAATTATTCATCTAGGTTATATTGACTGAAAACGTACTATGTGTCATCACTATAAGTAAACAAGTAGGGATATATCAGATAATGAGGGTTACAAACACCATAAAACTAAGTAACAGGTTGGAGAATGAGTCCGGGAAGGTGGACACTTTAAGGTGGTTGGGAAAGGTTTCTTTGGGGGTAAGGAAGATGACACTGGAGATGAGACCTCAACAAGAAGCTAGTCACAGAAAGACACATGGTTCCAGGGGATATAAATAGGTGTGAAAGCCAAAGCTGCCTAtagtctttgggttttttttttttaatttattttaatagcattCTAAATACTTGTATAGCCTTTATATTTGCAAAGTACTACTTGGCATCCATTCTTTCTTTTGGTCCTGGTACATATAAAAGTAAGTGGCTCAGACTTGCTGGGGCAAGTCAGTGATCACCTTTGAGACTCAATCCCTTCCACCATCAAATGGGATTAACAATGGTGCTTAGTTTCTCCTGCTTCTACACAGGCAAGGCTTGTTATTCAAACACTTCTAAACTGGGCACGATGGAAACACCTGTAACTCCAGCTACCTGGAAAGTtgaagcaggagtatcacaagttcaaggccagcctgggcaattcagtgagaccctgtctcaaaaccccaaaagggatgggggtgtaatcagtggtagaacacttgcctggcatgggcgagaccctaggctcaatccccagtactgcaacaaGAAAAGTAACCTCTGGTTGGTCCCCAAATGGGTTttcacccccattttacagatgagaaaccgAGGTTCAAAGTTTTTAAGTGATCTGCCCTCCATTACTGTCAGTAGATGGAAGCCAAGTCTTTGGCCCAAGATTCTGACGATTTCCCACAAGGTCCAAAAACCCGGAACTGAGAAGGAATGCGGGCCTTGACCTCTCACCTCTGACCCAGGTGGGAGATGGGGATGTCTGACGTTGGCTTTCAGAATCCAGCAGAGCTGAAGTCAGCCTCCCACTCTTCGGGAGCTGTGCGACGGCCGCCGTGGCGACCAAGTGCTTCACACCTCCACTCCCCCAGAGAGCACTCTCCTACCACCTGGCTCCGTCGCCATTTCCCCCAGTTGACCTGCGTGATTGACCTCTAGGCGCGCCAACCACAGCGCCAGCCTCGCAATGACTCAGGCCAATGACCTGAGGAACTTGGCTTTCGGTCTTTGATACCACGGACCAATCGCAGACCCGAAATTTTGAGGGCGGGCCCTGTTACCAGGGTTACGAGGGGCTCGACTGGCAGTAACCAATGAGAGTCTAAGGGAGTGTGCTCACCTCCGAGCCCCGGGACTGAACTCCTGAGCCTCCCTTCAGGCTAGACGCCAGGCAGGGCACCTTATTAGGGGAACTTCCCTCAAAGgccaaaactgaaaatgaaaataaagagctGTGCTTTACagaaatcgtgtgtgtgtgtgtgtgtgtgtgtgtgtgtgtgtgtgtacaccctCCCTTACAGAGAAACTGAAGCCCTGTTCTCCAATTCTGCCTCTTCCTTAGGGGTCAGGAACTTCCCCACTGGCATTGTCCAGCCCAATTCCTTCCAGAATTTCCACAACAGATACAGAATGGCCCTGTGACTTAAGGTCCCAGAGAACTAATGCAAGCGCTGATAGACTTCCATCTTTATCTGCAGTTCCCCTGAAGACAATCTTGGAAAGATGAATGACTACCAGGCTTTAGACAATGAAGTCCACCAACTAGCAACACCAAGTCAGTGTTGATTCTTATCACCGTATCAAAAATGTTTATAGAGACCTAGAGAGGAAATCCTGGACCAGAACAGGCCAACAGACTAATTTTTACAGACGAGTTAAGCGGGTCAATGAAATTAGGGACTTGCTCATGTCCCCCAGCAAGTTGCTGGCAATCAAGTCTAGGATTCAGATTTCTTTCAGTCTATTTGGCTTCCTCCTACAAGAATATAAGGCAACCTGAAATCAATGCTGAAATTGGTAGGAAAAGGGCAAAGTAAATGGTGGCTTGCTAACTGTGAATTTATAATAGTAGTAGGTTCTATTTGGCTCCACAACCCCATTAGACAATACTCAATTTCCTTTATAATTAACAAATCCATCTGgagctggaatgtagctcagtagcagagagGCTTGCATTCAATCCCAGcaataagaactaaaaaataaacccaCCCCGGAGTGCCCAATTCCCAACAGTAGGGTCAGGAGTCCTGCTGAGCAATTGGTCTTTCTTTGCCTAATCAAGCAGAACACATTTCCCctggtaattttttattttttttttaaaaaacaactttatttaatatgaataaaaataggtACAAATAACAGATTCTTCATAAAGAGCAGCAACAATCAAGAGTCACCCTCCTTCTCTTTGTTCCTGAAAACAGGCCCTTTTTACCAGGTCCATTTTGTCTCATCCTGTCTTAGGGTAGGGGTTCATCTTTGAAGGGAGAAGACTTCTCTCAGGGgttggggaaaaaagagaggTGACCTTTCAGTATGGAGATAACTTTGGCTTTGAACAATGAATGCAGTGCCCATGGAATGCCAAAGGGGAGGGCTGAAAAGGGGCAGATTCACAGTGGGGTCCctctcctatatatatatatatatatatattttttttttttttttaaataatctttcaaTCCCTACCAAGGAAGACATTGGTCAAAACACTGACCCCTATCATGACATGCCCACTCCGAACTCGCAAACTTCCTAGGAGAGGGGTTTGGTCCAATTGTGCCAGTGCAAGTGATTCAATCCTGAATTGTGGCTTCAGCAGGAGGGAGTCCCTCTCCTTCTTCATGTTTTCCCCAGAGGAAAGGGAGCCAGCCTACGTCCCTGAAGTCTCCTGGCTGCTGAatggactcaggaggctgacagggGACAGCCCAGATGTCCACAATCTTGCGCAGGGTAGAACAGCGCTCCTCCAGCTCTGGGCCCTCGGTCTGCATTAGCAAGTTTGCCAGCTCTCTGCTTAGGTCCTGAATCATATCGTTCCGACCTTGCTTTTCAGGCTGGTCTGTGTGTGGGATCACACCACGGTCCTGGAGCTCCCCATTGGGCCCCAGGAGGTGCTGATACTTCTTCTGCCACCGTCTGCACACCATGGCTTCACCCACAGGTTGCTGGCTGGTATGTAGCAGCGCCAAAATGTGCCGGCAAGGCAGGTGGTACCATTGCTGAAAGGAACAGCTGCAGCTACAACCATCTTTGCTAACTTGGTGAGAGTCCTCTAGCAGCTGAACATCCACCGAGGGTCCGGCCATGCCCACCAGATGGGTGGAATTCTGCACCACCTCCCACTCTTTGTTGCACAGCTTATAGGCCAGTTCAGAGCCACTTTGGTTTAAGGTGTCTAGCATGTCACCCAGGGAGGGCTGCTGCTGCAACTGAACTTGCTTCGAGTCTGGCTTCGTCTCTTCCACAGGGAGCCCATTAAGGCTCCTTCCACAGATTCCAAAAGGCTTCTTGGCCTTTGGTGGCATGCTTGGAGGCCGAGTTCTCTTTAACTTGGGAGGAGCTGTGGGTAAATTCTTCAAGCCCTTAGTATTGAAGAAGTCTATGTAATCCACGAAACGGAGGATGCAGTCTAGCAGGGACTGCTGTTCCCGAAAGAGGCTTGACACCTTGCTGGTGACTATGTCTAGGCTGTCCATGTAGGTATTACACGCATGCAGGCCCTTCCTTACGTGCATGTACCACAGCAGTTCACAGGAGAACCAGTGGGCCTGTAGGAAGCTGAAGAGATCCTCGTCTAGCAGAGCTTGGGACATCTGACAGAGATTTTTAAGGCTGGCTTCAGAAGTGACAAACACAGCCTCCCGCAGGGCTTCCTTCATGAGTCTTTTAAAGGATGGATTTGCTGAACTACGATGTAACTTCTTCTCCAAGAGCCGGGTTGTGTGGTAGATGGAAAGAAGGATGCGGGCAGCAGGGAAGATCTCCTGCAGAATGGGCCGGTGAGGGAATGAAGGGTCCACAAAGACCACCTTGACCTTGGGCCAATCAGAGTTAAACTCTGTGAAGATGCTCAGCATCTTGGCGACAGAGGTGGCTGTCTCAGTCTTGAGCACAGCAAAGTGGACCACTCGACCTTCTCGTTCCTTGTTCTCCACCAAGAAAGCGTAGAGGATGTGGCCCTGGGTATTCTCCACCCGGTGCAGCAAGAGATTCTCTGGGAATCGGATGAACAGGTCACTCATCTTGCTGCTCTGGAAGCTCAGCCGGTCCAAGTCTCGGCTGGTGCCCACACTGAAGGAAGCCATGGAACCCTTATCTACCTTAAGAAAGTTTTTCATCACTTTTGCTATCTTAGCCAGATCAGAAGGAGTGATGCCTTCCTGCTCTGGTTTTGAGGGCACTTGTACATCATTTAGATAAAACGATGGTTCTACTGGGGACTTCTCAGCTTTATCAAGGTCCTTTTTGAATGTGGGCAGCACAGGCTGGAGTTTCTGCAGACACAGTGTCCTTTGAGATTTGTAAACGGCATCTCCTCCAGGAATAGCGGTTTTGGAATCAACGTGTACGTGGTGGGTGTTAAGTTCACTGATAAATAGTCTATCTAGTCTCTCGTTGTACCTCAGGAGCAAATATGCTGGGCACATGTTCGCCTCCCGTGTTCTCTTCCTGTTTGACTGGGTCCGAATACAGACAAATTTCACCTGCACATATCTAGGGAAGGTAGAGGTGACAATGAGAAAGGTGCTACCACCCCCTCTCTCTTATATGATTAAGGCCCAGTAGGGATTTATATAGGCTAATGCATCCTGGAGACTACAACGTAGTGTGGAATGGAAAGAATCATCTGGGTGCAgaggtgcaagcctataatcccagtggctttggaggctgaggcaggaggttcgcaagttcaaagccagcctcagcaactgagcaaggacctaagcaacttagtgagaccctccctcttaataaaatataaaaaagggctggggatgtggctcagtagttaaatgcccctgggttcaatccctggtaccaagaaaaaaaaaaaaaaaaaagatttacatgaACTCTTTTTAGTCCCAAAGTATTTAGCTCTCTAAGACCCTCCTCAACTATAATTCCTCTCAATTTCCTCCATAGCAGTTCTAAGCCCCAGCTCCTTTAATTCTCTTTCTGTTGCCATTTGTGATGACGTCAACAGTTCAATCTGAGGCAGGATACAAGGGAAAGAAGACAAGCAGCAGCAGGATGCCTGGCTGATTGCTCTCTGTTTAGAGTGTCCCCCTTGTTcctgttgttgttgtcttttttttttttttttttggtgggtgggtgggtaggtaaGCTACTGCCTTCTTCTCTAGAAAGTAAGGATAAAAGTAAGGTTCAAAAGAAACTAGACTAGATCAGGGTTATCAACTGAGCTCTTCAGAGCCCTCAGGGGATAGGGTATATCTGGGTCCCCTCAAACAAGGAACATCCCTGCtcatctttcatttcaagaaaaatatccaCACCCTAATTTGCCTGTGTGTGTGGGAGTGTGAGACaggaactgaatccagggcctcacccacGTAAGCatgcactccactgctgagctacaccccagccctctaagAAAGTTTGATAACCACTGAGTTAGATGAGCTTTAGGGACCCCTCCCCTTTTGattctggggatttaacccaggggcgccttgtcactgagctacatccacagccctcttTAGCTCCCAAATCTCTGGAatcacaggcttgtgccactgtgcccagctctttaGGATCTCTTCTAGCTTTGGCATTTTAGGCTGAAAGTGATGATTCAAAGGAGAATGGTTATTAAACTGAATATCTGGTCCGGTGAGGGAATGaagggtctctctctctttcagtactagggattgaaccagggccttgcacacgccAGGTAAGCTCtgcaccactgaactatatatccctggcctattttttcttttttctttttttaaagagaaagagagagaggagagagagagagagagagagagagagagagagagagagagagagagagagagaaagagaatttttaatatttatttttttttttagttccccagcctgtttttgtgtttttagttgtagatggacacactgtctttgtttgtttatttttatgtggtgctgaggatcgaacccagtgcctcacacatcgtgaggcaagtactctgccgctgagctatagccccagctcaaTCAGTGTTTTTAATATCTAGCTGATGAATAGATGTAAACATCAGGATATTAATAACATAAACAAAACCATGTGAACTGGAATGGTGCATCTCCCAGGAGTTGCAGGACTAGGTGAAGTCCTGAAAGTAATGAAAGCAAATTTTCGGCCTCAATACCATTTAACAAATGGAAAAGGGAAATCAACAAGGACATAAGATGATAGGAACTTGAAAAGCACGTTTGCATTGCAAAGAATTAGATTCAGCCATTGGGAAACTTGATAAAACTCACCTTTGTATGTTGTGAAAGTGAGACAGGAAACATCAGTGTTTGGGCAAATTGTACTGGGAGGGGTGACAGTTAATGATTTAATTGTTCTTTGCTATTCTAAGAATTGGCATATAACTAACATTATAACCTTTTATTAAATATAGTACTAACTTCATAATTTTAGTTAAGTTCTCCTCAAATGTTTGTTCCATTAATCACTATGAAATATTTCTGGGGTGTTTTGGGCTGCAATTAATATACAAGTTGGCCCAGATCTTAAAGTGATCTTTCATCGCCCAGGGTACTTGC is a window from the Urocitellus parryii isolate mUroPar1 chromosome 6, mUroPar1.hap1, whole genome shotgun sequence genome containing:
- the Zswim3 gene encoding zinc finger SWIM domain-containing protein 3 isoform X1 is translated as MELGSCFKTYEDFKECFSAYKRENRCSFILRDCVSVRFHNLNHGTSIREDILYVQVKFVCIRTQSNRKRTREANMCPAYLLLRYNERLDRLFISELNTHHVHVDSKTAIPGGDAVYKSQRTLCLQKLQPVLPTFKKDLDKAEKSPVEPSFYLNDVQVPSKPEQEGITPSDLAKIAKVMKNFLKVDKGSMASFSVGTSRDLDRLSFQSSKMSDLFIRFPENLLLHRVENTQGHILYAFLVENKEREGRVVHFAVLKTETATSVAKMLSIFTEFNSDWPKVKVVFVDPSFPHRPILQEIFPAARILLSIYHTTRLLEKKLHRSSANPSFKRLMKEALREAVFVTSEASLKNLCQMSQALLDEDLFSFLQAHWFSCELLWYMHVRKGLHACNTYMDSLDIVTSKVSSLFREQQSLLDCILRFVDYIDFFNTKGLKNLPTAPPKLKRTRPPSMPPKAKKPFGICGRSLNGLPVEETKPDSKQVQLQQQPSLGDMLDTLNQSGSELAYKLCNKEWEVVQNSTHLVGMAGPSVDVQLLEDSHQVSKDGCSCSCSFQQWYHLPCRHILALLHTSQQPVGEAMVCRRWQKKYQHLLGPNGELQDRGVIPHTDQPEKQGRNDMIQDLSRELANLLMQTEGPELEERCSTLRKIVDIWAVPCQPPESIQQPGDFRDVGWLPFLWGKHEEGEGLPPAEATIQD
- the Zswim3 gene encoding zinc finger SWIM domain-containing protein 3 isoform X2 gives rise to the protein MCPAYLLLRYNERLDRLFISELNTHHVHVDSKTAIPGGDAVYKSQRTLCLQKLQPVLPTFKKDLDKAEKSPVEPSFYLNDVQVPSKPEQEGITPSDLAKIAKVMKNFLKVDKGSMASFSVGTSRDLDRLSFQSSKMSDLFIRFPENLLLHRVENTQGHILYAFLVENKEREGRVVHFAVLKTETATSVAKMLSIFTEFNSDWPKVKVVFVDPSFPHRPILQEIFPAARILLSIYHTTRLLEKKLHRSSANPSFKRLMKEALREAVFVTSEASLKNLCQMSQALLDEDLFSFLQAHWFSCELLWYMHVRKGLHACNTYMDSLDIVTSKVSSLFREQQSLLDCILRFVDYIDFFNTKGLKNLPTAPPKLKRTRPPSMPPKAKKPFGICGRSLNGLPVEETKPDSKQVQLQQQPSLGDMLDTLNQSGSELAYKLCNKEWEVVQNSTHLVGMAGPSVDVQLLEDSHQVSKDGCSCSCSFQQWYHLPCRHILALLHTSQQPVGEAMVCRRWQKKYQHLLGPNGELQDRGVIPHTDQPEKQGRNDMIQDLSRELANLLMQTEGPELEERCSTLRKIVDIWAVPCQPPESIQQPGDFRDVGWLPFLWGKHEEGEGLPPAEATIQD